In Anaerolineales bacterium, one DNA window encodes the following:
- a CDS encoding nodulation protein NfeD produces MKHIRRTFGLLLIIFASFVLVFQPAAAQNEDPLAIVLTAEGPIMPPMREYIQRGIQTAERDNAELLIIELNTPGGSVATMLEIIEAMGNSRVPVVVYVSPRDAQAASAGALITMAGDASAMAPRTVIGAASPIGGSGEDLGSDARAKAVNDLKAVARGLVERRGADVVALAEAMIEEAVAVTATEALEIGLIDFIADDTEGLLQLLDGMQVDVRGETRTLNTENIRVRPLEMSFIEGILLLLTNPNIAFLLLAIGVQAILIELSSPGGWFAGFLGAVLLTLAIYGLGVLPINWFGLIFMAIAFVLFVLEFNTPTYGALTAAGAASFIVGALVLFNSPGTPEFQRVSVPLVVGVGVFFGLISFAVIMFAVRAFRSPVRIGQESMLGQTGTAVLFKRGAGQVQVGSELWSAEKAADSENIRKGDSVEVVEVRGLRLVVRKK; encoded by the coding sequence ATGAAACACATCCGCCGGACATTCGGCTTGTTACTGATAATTTTTGCCTCGTTCGTGCTGGTCTTCCAGCCTGCCGCGGCGCAAAACGAAGACCCGCTCGCCATCGTGCTGACTGCCGAGGGACCGATCATGCCGCCCATGCGGGAATACATCCAACGCGGCATCCAAACCGCGGAACGCGATAATGCGGAACTGCTCATCATCGAATTGAACACGCCCGGCGGCAGTGTCGCCACCATGCTGGAGATCATCGAAGCGATGGGCAACAGCCGGGTGCCGGTCGTGGTGTACGTCTCACCGCGCGACGCGCAGGCGGCAAGCGCCGGTGCGTTGATCACGATGGCGGGAGACGCCTCCGCGATGGCTCCGCGCACGGTGATCGGCGCGGCAAGCCCCATCGGCGGTTCGGGCGAGGACCTGGGGTCGGATGCAAGGGCAAAAGCCGTGAACGACCTGAAAGCCGTTGCGCGCGGACTGGTGGAACGTCGCGGTGCCGACGTGGTTGCGCTTGCCGAAGCGATGATCGAGGAGGCGGTGGCGGTCACTGCAACCGAAGCGCTGGAGATCGGTTTGATCGACTTCATCGCGGACGATACCGAAGGCCTGCTGCAATTATTGGATGGCATGCAGGTGGACGTGCGCGGCGAGACGCGCACCCTGAACACGGAGAACATCCGCGTCCGCCCGCTGGAAATGAGCTTCATCGAGGGGATCCTGCTCCTGCTCACCAACCCGAACATCGCCTTCCTTCTGCTTGCGATCGGCGTTCAGGCGATACTGATCGAACTCTCCAGCCCCGGCGGATGGTTCGCAGGCTTCCTCGGCGCGGTATTGCTCACGCTCGCGATCTACGGTCTGGGCGTGCTGCCGATCAACTGGTTCGGTCTTATCTTCATGGCAATTGCCTTCGTCCTATTCGTTCTCGAATTCAATACGCCAACGTATGGCGCGCTCACGGCGGCTGGCGCGGCGTCCTTCATCGTCGGCGCGCTGGTCTTGTTCAACTCGCCCGGCACGCCGGAGTTCCAGCGTGTGTCCGTTCCACTTGTGGTTGGCGTGGGCGTTTTCTTCGGCTTGATCTCCTTCGCCGTCATCATGTTCGCCGTGCGCGCATTTCGTTCGCCGGTCCGCATCGGGCAGGAGTCCATGCTTGGGCAGACGGGAACAGCCGTCCTGTTCAAGCGAGGCGCGGGACAGGTGCAGGTGGGGAGTGAATTGTGGAGCGCGGAAAAAGCCGCAGACTCGGAAAATATCCGCAAGGGCGATTCCGTCGAGGTTGTCGAAGTTCGAGGATTGAGATTGGTTGTGAGGAAGAAATAA